A stretch of the Camarhynchus parvulus chromosome 4, STF_HiC, whole genome shotgun sequence genome encodes the following:
- the LOC115903209 gene encoding alcohol dehydrogenase 1-like, which yields MATAGKVIRCRAAVAWAPGKLSVEEVEVAPPKAGEVRIKIVATGICHTDDHGLKGSLPNVEFPVIPGHEGAGIVESIGEGVTSMKPGDKVIPLSLPQCGKCSFCQNPESNFCQKSHFYEPQNLLPDKTSRFSCKGKQIHHFLWVSTFAEYTVVPEYAVAKIDAAAPLDKVCLFGCGFSTGYGAAINTAKVKPGSTCAVFGLGGVGLSVVMGCKAAGASRIIAVDINKDKFAKAKELGATDCINPRDFQKPIQEVLTEMTGQGVDYSFEAIGHADTMIAALASCNMSTGVCVMVGVLDSGSEISIDPTLLLIGRTWKGTALGGWKTRECIPKLVSGYLEKKFNSDLLITHTLPFAKVNEGFELLRAGKSIRTVLLF from the exons ATGGCCACCGCGGGAAAA GTAATcaggtgcagggctgctgtTGCCTGGGCCCCGGGCAAGCTCTCTGTTGAGGAGGTGGAAGTTGCACCCCCAAAGGCAGGGGAAGTCCGGATCAag ATTGTGGCCACAGGCATCTGTCACACAGATGATCACGGTTTGAAAGGTTCCTTGCCTAATGTGGAGTTCCCAGTTATTCCTGGCCATGAAGGAGCTGGAATTGTGGAAAGCATTGGAGAAGGAGTGACCTCTATGAAACCAG GAGACAAAGTgatccccctttccctccctcagTGTGGGAAATGCAGCTTCTGCCAGAATCCTGAATCCAACTTCTGCCAGAAGTCCCA TTTTTATGAACCACAAAACCTGCTGCCAGACAAGACCAGCCGCTTCTCTTGCAAAGGGAAGCAGATCCATCATTTCCTGTGGGTCAGCACCTTTGCAGAATACACCGTGGTCCCAGAGTACGCCGTTGCCAAGATAgatgctgcagcacctctggaCAAAGTCTGCTTGTTTGGCTGTGGGTTTTCCACAGGCTATGGGGCTGCCATCAACACAGCCAAG GTTAAACCAGGTTCCACCTGTGCTGTTTTTGGCCTCGGAGGAGTTGGCCTCTCTGTTGTCATGGGCTGCAAGGCAGCTGGAGCTTCCCGCATCATTGCCGTGGACATCAACAAGGACAAGTTTGCCAAGgccaaggagctgggagccacCGACTGCATCAACCCTCGAGACTTCCAGAAGCCCATCCAGGAGGTGCTCACTGAGATGACCGGACAGGGCGTGGACTACTCCTTTGAGGCCATCGGGCACGCGGACACCATG ATTGCTGCCTTGGCTTCCTGCAATATGAGCACTGGTGTCTGTGTGATGGTTGGGGTACTGGATTCTGGTTCAGAGATTTCCATCGATCCCACACTTCTGCTGATTGGGCGTACATGGAAGGGAACTGCGCTCGGAG GCTGGAAGACGAGAGAATGTATCCCCAAATTAGTTTCTGGCTATTTGGAGAAGAAATTCAATTCGGACTTGCTGATCACGCACACGCTGCCATTCGCTAAAGTGAACGAGGGATTTGAGCTGTTACGTGCAGGAAAAAG CATCCGCACTGTCCTGCTCTTCTGA
- the LOC115903178 gene encoding alcohol dehydrogenase 1 produces the protein MSTAGKVIKCKSAVLWEANKPFSIEEVEVAPPKEHEVRVKIVATGICRSDDHVITGALVMPFPIILGHEAAGVVESVGQGVTAVKPGDKVIPLFVPQCGECQNCLNTKGNLCSKTDLGTSGGLMADGTTRFTCKGKAIHHFLGTSTFTEYTVLHESAVAKIDSAAPLEKVCLIGCGFSTGYGAALRTAKVEPGSTCAVFGLGGVGLSVIIGCKVAGASRIIAVDINSDKFAKAKELGATDCINPKDFNKPIHEVLTEMTGGGVDYSFEVIGRTDTMTAALACCQYNYGVSVIVGVPPAAQKITFDPMLLFTGRSWKGSVFGGWKSKDAVPKLVADYMKKKFVLDPLITHTLPFTKINEGFDLLRTGKSIRSVLTF, from the exons ATGAGCACGGCAGGCAAA GTTATTAAATGCaagtcagcagtgctgtgggaagcCAACAAACCATTCAGTATTGAGGAAGTGGAAGTTGCCCCACCAAAAGAACATGAAGTTCGTGTAAAg ATCGTGGCCACTGGGATCTGCCGCTCTGATGACCATGTGATAACTGGTGCACTGGTTATGCCTTTTCCAATAATTCTTGGGCATGAAGCAGCTGGTGTTGTGGAGAGTGTTGGGCAGGGAGTGACTGCAGTCAAGCCAG GAGACAAGGTTATTCCACTCTTTGTTCCACAGTGTGGGGAGTGCCAGAACTGTTTAAACACCAAGGGTAATCTGTGCAGTAAAACTGA TCTTGGTACAAGTGGTGGATTAATGGCTGATGGCACTACCAGATTCACCTGTAAAGGAAAAGCAATTCACCATTTTCTTGGTACAAGTACATTCACTGAATACACAGTACTGCATGAATCTGCTGTGGCCAAAATCGATTCTGCTGCGCCTCTGGAAAAAGTTTGTCTAATTGGCTGTGGATTTTCAACTGGTTACGGGGCTGCTCTGCGGACTGCCAAG GTGGAACCAGGCTCCACCTGTGCCGTCTTCGGCCTTGGAGGAGTTGGCCTCTCTGTTATCATAGGCTGCAAGGTGGCCGGAGCTTCCCGCATCATTGCTGTGGACATCAACAGTGACAAGTTTGCCAAGgccaaggagctgggagccacTGACTGCATCAACCCCAAAGATTTCAATAAGCCCATCCACGAAGTGTTGACGGAAATGACTGGCGGGGGTGTGGACTACTCCTTCGAGGTCATCGGCCGTACGGATACCATG ACTGCAGCCTTGGCCTGTTGTCAGTATAACTACGGAGTCAGTGTGATTGTGGGAGTGCCCCCTGCAGCACAAAAGATCACCTTTGATCCCATGCTGCTCTTCACCGGCCGCAGCTGGAAAGGCTCCGTCTTTGGAG gctgGAAGAGTAAAGATGCAGTTCCCAAACTGGTTGCTGACTACATGAAGAAAAAGTTTGTTCTGGATCCACTAATAACCCACACACTACCTTTCACAAAGATCAATGAAGGATTTGATCTTCTAAGGACAGGGAAGAG CATCCGCAGTGTCCTGACATTTTAG
- the LOC115903224 gene encoding alcohol dehydrogenase 1-like, with product MATAGKVIRCRAAVAWAPGKLSVEEVEVAPPKAGEVRIKIVATGICHTDDHGLKGSLPNVEFPVIPGHEGAGIVESIGGGVTTVKPGDKVIPLCLPQCGKCSFCQNPESNFCQKSHFYEPQNLLPDKTSRFSCKGKQIHHFLWVSTFAEYTVVPEYAVAKIDAAAPLDKVCLFGCGFSTGYGAAINTAKVKPGSTCAVFGLGGVGLSVVMGCKAAGASRIIAVDINKDKFAKAKELGATDCINPRDFQKPIQEVLTEMTGQGVDYSFEAIGHADTMIAALASCNMSTGVCVMVGELDSGSEISIDPTLLLIGRTWKGTLVGGWKTRECIPKLVSGYLEKKFNSDLLITHTLPFAKVNEGFELLRAGKSIRTVLLF from the exons ATGGCCACTGCAGGAAAA GTAATcaggtgcagggctgctgtTGCCTGGGCCCCGGGCAAGCTCTCTGTTGAGGAGGTGGAAGTTGCACCCCCAAAGGCAGGGGAAGTCCGGATCAag ATTGTGGCCACAGGCATCTGTCACACAGATGATCACGGTTTGAAAGGTTCCTTGCCTAATGTGGAGTTCCCAGTTATTCCTGGCCAtgaaggagctgggattgtGGAAAGCATTGGAGGAGGAGTGACCACTGTGAAACCAG GAGACAAAGTGATCCCCCTTTGCCTCCCTCAGTGTGGGAAATGCAGCTTCTGCCAGAATCCTGAATCCAACTTCTGCCAGAAGTCCCA TTTTTATGAACCACAAAACCTGCTGCCAGACAAGACCAGCCGCTTCTCTTGCAAAGGGAAGCAGATCCATCATTTCCTGTGGGTCAGCACCTTTGCAGAATACACTGTGGTCCCAGAGTACGCCGTTGCCAAGATAgatgctgcagcacctctggaCAAAGTCTGCTTGTTTGGCTGTGGGTTTTCCACAGGCTATGGGGCTGCCATCAACACAGCCAAG GTTAAACCAGGTTCCACCTGTGCTGTTTTTGGCCTCGGAGGAGTTGGCCTCTCTGTTGTCATGGGCTGCAAGGCAGCTGGAGCTTCCCGCATCATTGCCGTGGACATCAACAAGGACAAGTTTGCCAAGgccaaggagctgggagccacCGACTGCATCAACCCTCGAGACTTCCAGAAGCCCATCCAGGAGGTGCTCACTGAGATGACCGGACAGGGCGTGGACTACTCCTTTGAGGCCATCGGGCACGCGGACACCATG ATTGCTGCCTTGGCTTCCTGCAATATGAGCACTGGTGTCTGTGTGATGGTTGGAGAATTGGATTCTGGTTCAGAGATTTCCATCGATCCCACACTTCTGCTGATTGGGCGTACATGGAAGGGGACTTTGGTTGGAG GCTGGAAGACGAGAGAATGTATCCCCAAATTAGTTTCTGGCTATTTGGAGAAGAAATTCAATTCGGACTTGCTGATCACGCACACGCTGCCATTCGCTAAAGTGAACGAGGGATTTGAGCTGTTACGTGCAGGAAAAAG CATCCGCACTGTCCTGCTCTTCTGA